GCGACCCCGAAGGGCTGAACCACGTGACGTCCACATCGACTCCGGACGAGATACTTGCGCAATGGGCCGAGTGACAAGCCGCGGCGTGCGAACCCCTTCGACTGTACAAGCCTGTTTGCGCCTCTCTCGAGGATTCGGGGGTGGCGGCGGCACGTGCCGCATATGTCCGGCCGCGCTCTTCGGGGCCTTGTTTCTGGCGCCGAACCCCCTCGCCGCGGTTCCCGGCGCGCCTCGGTGTAACGTTCGTCAGACCGGGCAGGATGAAATATAATATATGGTGAATGCGACAATATATGCAGCGGTTGCATGAGAAGGCGGTGCGTGTATGCCCGACTATGTCGAAAAGCCCGGGGGCGGCGCGGCGATTGAGGAACAACAGAAGACGGAAAAGCCGCGCCGATACAAGGTGCTGTTGCATAATGACGATTACACGACGATGGATTTCGTGGTGATGGTGCTGGAAGACGTGTTCAGCCGGCCGCGCGACGAGGCGGTGCGCATCATGTTGAATGTGCACAGGAATGGAATCGGCGTGGCCGGGGTATATACTAAAGCTGTGGCGGAAACGAAGATACGGACCGTGCATGAACTGGCGCAGGGGCAGGGTTTTCCGCTCCGGTGCAGCATGGAACCGGAATAGCCGCCGCTGGATGGTCAGGGGAATATGCTGAGCCGAGACCTGCAAAACAGCCTCTCCGCGGCGCTCGGGACCGCGCGCGCGCGGCGTCACGAGTATCTTTGCGTGGAACATTTGCTGTACGCGTTGCTCGAAGACGCCTACGGGCAGGAAATCCTCGAGCAGTGCGGTTGCGATATCGACCGGCTGCGCGAAGACCTGGAGCGTTTCTTCGAAGAGGAAATTGAACCAGCGCCGGGGCGCGGCGTTCCGCAGGTGCAACAGACCGCGGAGTTTGAGCGGCTGATGCAGCGCGCGATCATGCACGTGCAGCATGCGGGCAAGCGCGAGGTGGACGCGGGCGACGTGCTGGCGGCCATTTTCGAGGAGCGCGATTCGCTGGCGGCGTATCTGCTGGGCACTCAGGGCATCACGCGGCTGGACGTGCTGAATTACATTTCGCACGGCATTTCCAAGCTGGGAGCCGGTGGGGAAGAGGGGGAATCCGCTCCCGTGCCCGACGCGGAGAGCGAGGAGGAAGGCGAGCGCCGTTCGCCGCCGGACCCGCTGGAATCGTTCACCATCTCGCTTTCAAAAAAGGCCGCGGAGGGCAAGATAGACCCGCTTATCGGCCGCGTGCCGGAACTTCGGCGGACCGTGCGCATCCTGTGTCGCCGCCGTAAGAACAACCCGATCTTCGTGGGCGAGCCGGGTGTGGGCAAGACGGCCCTCGCCGAGGGTCTCGCGCTCCGGATTCACGAAGGCCAGATCCCGGACCCGCTCAAGGACGTGGAAATCCGCACGCTGGATCTTGCCGGGCTGCTCGCGGGAACGAAGTTTCGCGGCGATTTCGAACTGCGGCTCAAAGCCGTTATCAACGCGATCATCAAGCGCCAGAACATCATCTTGTTCATTGACGAGATCCACACCGTTGTCGGCGCGGGCTCGACGACGGACTCGTCCATGGACGCATCCACCATCCTGAAGCCCGTGCTGGCTTCGGGCGAGTTGCGCTGCATCGGCTCGACGACGTACGACGAGTTCAAGAAGCATTTCGAGCGCGACCGCGCGTTGTCGCGCCGGTTCCAGAAGGTGGATATTGCCGAGCCGAGCATCGAGGAAACCGTCCGCATCCTGCGGGGGCTGAAATCGTATTACGAGGGACATCACAAGATTACGTATACGGACAGCGCGCTGCGCGCCGCCGCGGAACTGGCTGCGCGACATATCAACGACCGGTTCCTGCCCGACAAGGCCATCGACGTTATCGATGAGGCGGGCGTCGTGTGCCGGCTCGAGTCCTCCGGCGACCGCAAATCGGTTCGCCCAAGCGACATCGAGAAGGTTGTGGCGGATATTGCGCAGATTCCCGCCCGGACCGTGACGTCATCGGACAAGGAGAAGCTGGGTTCGCTTGACGTGGAACTGAAACGCGTAGTCTTTGGACAGGACGAGGCCATCGAACTGGTGGCGCGGTCCATCCGCCGGTCGCGGGCGGGGTTGGGCCGGCCCGAGCGGCCCGTGGGCTGTTTCCTGTTCACCGGGCCGACGGGCGTCGGCAAGACGGAAGTGGCGCGGCAACTGGCGGCTATCCTCGGCGTGCACTTCGCCCGCTACGACATGAGCGAATATATGGAGAAGCACGCCGTATCGCGGCTTATCGGCGCACCGCCGGGCTACGTCGGCTTCGATCAGGGCGGGCTGCT
The nucleotide sequence above comes from Candidatus Hydrogenedentota bacterium. Encoded proteins:
- the clpS gene encoding ATP-dependent Clp protease adapter ClpS, whose protein sequence is MPDYVEKPGGGAAIEEQQKTEKPRRYKVLLHNDDYTTMDFVVMVLEDVFSRPRDEAVRIMLNVHRNGIGVAGVYTKAVAETKIRTVHELAQGQGFPLRCSMEPE
- the clpA gene encoding ATP-dependent Clp protease ATP-binding subunit ClpA, with the translated sequence MLSRDLQNSLSAALGTARARRHEYLCVEHLLYALLEDAYGQEILEQCGCDIDRLREDLERFFEEEIEPAPGRGVPQVQQTAEFERLMQRAIMHVQHAGKREVDAGDVLAAIFEERDSLAAYLLGTQGITRLDVLNYISHGISKLGAGGEEGESAPVPDAESEEEGERRSPPDPLESFTISLSKKAAEGKIDPLIGRVPELRRTVRILCRRRKNNPIFVGEPGVGKTALAEGLALRIHEGQIPDPLKDVEIRTLDLAGLLAGTKFRGDFELRLKAVINAIIKRQNIILFIDEIHTVVGAGSTTDSSMDASTILKPVLASGELRCIGSTTYDEFKKHFERDRALSRRFQKVDIAEPSIEETVRILRGLKSYYEGHHKITYTDSALRAAAELAARHINDRFLPDKAIDVIDEAGVVCRLESSGDRKSVRPSDIEKVVADIAQIPARTVTSSDKEKLGSLDVELKRVVFGQDEAIELVARSIRRSRAGLGRPERPVGCFLFTGPTGVGKTEVARQLAAILGVHFARYDMSEYMEKHAVSRLIGAPPGYVGFDQGGLLVDEIRKHPYTVLLLDEVEKAHPDLFSILLQVMDHAGLTDNQGRKADFRNVILIMTSNAGARELAARSIGFRGDLDESQRKSLHAVEKAFTPEFRNRLDAIVAFNPLPMIVIERVVDKFLRELELQLTARKVRLRLSAEARRWLAEHGYDDKMGARPLSRLIQQKIADPLTDEILFGRLEKGGDVTVELREGELAFAFPESGDAETGARI